In one Rutidosis leptorrhynchoides isolate AG116_Rl617_1_P2 chromosome 8, CSIRO_AGI_Rlap_v1, whole genome shotgun sequence genomic region, the following are encoded:
- the LOC139864089 gene encoding uncharacterized protein, which translates to MEVIQISRNKNKKVDVLRKLATLAFDHLHKNVLVEVLKDKSIDEKVVIAIVEDGGPCWMTPYIKYLQDRTLPDDVMEARWIKLSAPLYVLENDVLCRKSFNGPNLRCLTPQQVVDVVKEMHECLCEQHSGYRTIVARIMRQGSVGNARFLVVAIDFFTKWVEAKVLALITSENIKNFVWNDIVCRYGLPNKIISDNGKQFANNPFKSWREDLSIKQTFTYVAHLQANGQAKVTNKEIIAAIKARLDLSQTKWVDDVPYVLWAHRTMPKWSTVEMPFSLVYGTEAVIPAEIRVPTHRVLAFDVENNSSILHDNLNLLEERCIMAAIRQADAKQQMAKYYNKRVRHVQFKEGDLVLRDNEASRLAKHGSWGHDRKDHTRSYKHILMGHIPLQRPPARKCREHGMR; encoded by the exons ATGGAGGTTATTCAGATATCaagaaataagaacaaaaaagTAGATGTGTTGAGAAAATTAGCAACGTTAGCATTTGATCATTTGCATAAAAATGTTCTGGTGGAGGTTTTGAAGGATAAATCAATTGATGAAAAGGTGGTAATAGCAATTGTTGAAGACGGAGGACCATGCTGGATGACTCCTTATATCAAGTATTTGCAGGACAGAACACTGCCAGACGATGTCATGGAAGCAAGATGGATAAAGTTAAGTGCTCCACTCTACGTATTGGAGAATGACGTGCTCTGCAGAAAATCCTTCAATGGTCCAAATTTGAGATGTTTAACACCACAACAAGTTGTAGATGTTGTGAAAGAGATGCATGAATGTTTGTGTGAACAGCATTCTGGTTACAGAACTATTGTGGCACGAATCATGAGGCAAGG GAGTGTTGGCAATGCAAGATTTTTGGTGGTTGCAATTGACTTTTTCACTAAGTGGGTTGAGGCAAAGGTGTTAGCACTGATAACGAGTGAAAACATAAAGAATTTTGTATGGAATGATATTGTGTGTAGGTATGGTCTGCCAAACAAAATTATAAGTGATAACGGTAAACAATTTGCAAACAATCCGTTCAAAAGTTGGCGTGAAGATTTAAGCATTAAACAAACATTCACTTATGTTGCTCACCTACAAGCAAACGGCCAAGCTAAAGTAACAAACAAAGAAATTATAGCTGCCATAAAGGCTAGATTGGATTTAAGTCAAACTAAATGGGTAGATGACGTACCATATGTTTTGTGGGCTCACCGTACAATGCCAAAATGGAGCACGGTTGAAATGCCGTTCAGCTTGGTGTATGGTACTGAAGCAGTAATACCAGCTGAAATCCGTGTACCAACACATAGAGTTTTGGCATTTGATGTTGAAAACAATTCATCCATTTTGCATGACAATCTGAATTTGTTGGAAGAGAGATGTATTATGGCAGCTATCCGTCAAGCGGATGCTAAGCAGcaaatggcaaaatattacaacAAAAGGGTAAGGCATGTGCAATTCAAAGAAGGAGATTTGGTGTTAAGGGATAATGAAGCAAGCAGACTAGCAAAACATGGAAGTTGGGGCCATGATCGGAAGGACCATACAAGATCATACAAGCACATCCTAATGGGTCATATACCCTTGCAGCGCCCTCCGGCAAGGAAATGCAGAGAACATGGAATGCGatga